A genomic stretch from Telopea speciosissima isolate NSW1024214 ecotype Mountain lineage chromosome 7, Tspe_v1, whole genome shotgun sequence includes:
- the LOC122668569 gene encoding uncharacterized mitochondrial protein AtMg00310-like, with product MGGLNIKSSAAINQALLAKKAWELLTSPSSLWGRLMKNKYFPNSNFLSANCPSTASWDWKSVCSAKELIRKGLFVKLGNGSSIDPWLNFWIPDYHPLEPPFPLQREAPRMVLDLIDVHSRSWKRDLVFHWWPPDVAFRIISIPIPIFQAEDKYIWVSSSTGEFSVSSAYSIAIKGIIQHPHRPWLRI from the coding sequence ATggggggtctcaacatcaaaaGTTCAGCTGCGATAAATCAAGCTTTGCTTGCCAAAAAAGCTTGGGAGTTGCTTACCTCCCCTTCCTCTCTGTGGGGTAGACTCATGAAGAATAAGTATTTCCCGAACTCAAACTTTCTCTCTGCTAATTGCCCCTCCACTGCTTCATGGGATTGGAAATCAGTGTGTTCTGCTAAGGAGTTGATTCGTAAGGGTCTCTTTGTCAAGCTAGGAAATGGTAGCTCTATTGATCCTTGGCTTAACTTTTGGATTCCTGATTATCACCCCTTGGAGCCCCCGTTCCCTCTTCAGAGAGAGGCTCCGAGAATGGTCCTAGATCTTATTGATGTTCATTCTAGATCGTGGAAAAGAGATTTAGTTTTCCATTGGTGGCCTCCTGATGTGGCATTTAGAATTATCTCCATTCCTATTCCTATCTTTCAGGCGGAGGATAAGTATatttgggtttcttcttctacaGGGGAATTTTCTGTATCTTCGGCCTATAGTATTGCCATTAAGGGGATTATTCAACACCCTCATCGTCCTTGGCTTAGAATCTGA